The Dehalobacter sp. DCM sequence CCGGTTTGACCGGACAACAGGGCAGATTGATCACCGGCTTGTTAATATTATTTAATTTCAAAAGGTCGCGGACACCGACAGCACCGACTTCACAGGCACCCGGGATACCGGCACCATCTGTGGCGCAGCTGCCGACAGCAATAATTGCTTTGGCTTTCTGTGCCGCTTCAAGGACGGTTTTTCTAAAGGGTTTTTGGGCAACCATACAGTACATGTCCATGGCTTCATTGGGGGGTATAGCACCTTCAACAACCAGAACGAAATCACCTTGGATGGCCTCATGATAAGCTTCTTCTGCCACATAGCCCTGACCAGCCATAATGGTTTCGTGATAACGGATCGACAGCATATCCAGAACAACCTCTGCAGCGGATGGATTAAGCGTCGCCAGCAGTGATTCTGAACAGCCGGTGCACTCCATACCGTGGAGCCAAACAACCGGCGGCTTATTTAATGCTTGTTCGACGGCATTGGTTACCTTTGGACCCACTGCGGCAGGCAGTCCCAGTGCAGCTGTGGTTGCTGCCATCAGCTTGAGAAAACTACGCCGAGATACTCCTCTGGCTGCTAAATGATCTAACTTCTTCATCTGCAATACCTTCCTCCTTAAATATACTAATACTTTTGAATATTAAAAATATTGAGAAAATAATTTTTTGCATAAAAAGTTCCCCTGTAAATTGTGAATAATTTTACAATGTTTTTCTTTTATGCAATTTTTGAATTTCACTAATTAAATACATGCAAGAAGTGTGCCAAAATAGGCAACCATAATGAAAAACTCGAAAAGTGCATTAAATGCGGGACTTTTTGCAAAAGGATGTTATTAAAATTCCAGATAAAAAACTCAAAATGATAAATTTGATAAAGAAATTCTCAAAGTGATTGTTTTTTAGGATTACTTAGTCAATATGAAATTTTCTCTGTGTGTTGCCCAAGAGACATTGTGTTCAGTAAAATGTCACACGATGAACTGGCGTGATACATTAGTCTGTGTAGAATTTGATACTTCCCACCCCCATGCTGATATCACATACGATTTGCACTGATTGTGTTTGGAATCCGGGCGAAATATACGTATCGCCGTCTTTGATCAGGCCAAGATCAGACAGGTTATTATCTGTCAGAGCACTTTTCAGCGTAATCTTCAGGCCGGCATCCTTCGGTACGTGAATATCCAGATCAGATGCACCGGATTCAATAGTAACGTCTGT is a genomic window containing:
- a CDS encoding hydrogenase small subunit — encoded protein: MKKLDHLAARGVSRRSFLKLMAATTAALGLPAAVGPKVTNAVEQALNKPPVVWLHGMECTGCSESLLATLNPSAAEVVLDMLSIRYHETIMAGQGYVAEEAYHEAIQGDFVLVVEGAIPPNEAMDMYCMVAQKPFRKTVLEAAQKAKAIIAVGSCATDGAGIPGACEVGAVGVRDLLKLNNINKPVINLPCCPVKPATMLGTIVYYLTYNDVPPLDDQGRPTVFYGNLLHDNCPRRGQFEAGNFLQDWNDPTQKDYCLLLKGCKGPKTYTDCAQVWYNDNTNFCINAGSPCSGCSETGFFANFSPLYQKQEMFKLPGVGPVNVDTAGKVVGGVAVAGVAVHLAASAATGRLSKKHGHEEE